A window of candidate division WOR-3 bacterium genomic DNA:
CATCAAGAGGTGGGCGTTCCTCCAAGTAAACAACCTCGACAAATCCACGCTCCTGCTGATGAACCTTAATCAACGCTGATTGGCGGTGAACCCCTACGTTGTATCCTTGGGTAACGTATGTCTTACCATCAAGCACAATTCGGGCTGCGGCGATCTCCGCATGGAGCCAAGCAGGCGGCAGTTTCGCTACCGCGGCCTGGAGTACATCCTCAAGGGTCAAATCATCCCTGCTTAAAACCCGATCAAGTTCATAGAGACAGGTCAATTCCTTTATCCGCTCCCGCAGTGCTGCCTGAGCCTGCCGATCTGCTAAAGCAACCCCTAATGTCTGCGCTACCCCTTGATAAAATTCAACCTCATAACCCTTGAAATAACTACGTGTTAAGCTTTTAAGGAAAATCAGCCCGTGGCAGCTCTCCGCAACTGGAAATGTCAACAACGCCACTGAACGATACTCACCTGGAATTCTAATCACACGGTTGTTAACTTTAACCGGCTCGGTGGCATCCGAAATCCAGCATGCGCCATTCGTAGTAAACCAGGGTAAACTATCCTTATATTTCCCATATTCCCCACTCGCCAACTCCCGCAGAAATTGAGTAAACTGAGGCTCCTCCGAGTCGTCACCTGGAAAAATCTCAATGGGATCCAACTCCTCTCGGGGAAACATTGTAAATAAAAACCTTTCCCTTGTCCTGCGATTTAAAACTGCTCGGAAATATCGTAAACCTTCGTTTACGCGCATCTCTACCTCGTCACATCCAGAAAAATCAAGAAACTCATTTAATACAATCCGGGCAAATTCATTTCTGGGGATACCGAGATTGGCCTCTCGAAGAATCCGACGAGAAAGGGCACAGAAATCCTCAGCCAATTTACGGCCGTATCCCCGTCTTTTATAAATATTTTTCCCTTTTTCAGACATCGAGCCCATTAATGGGGAACCACAGATTTGCCCCGATTGACAAAGATATTCGTTTTCACAATGGAGGCGGCGGGAATCGAACCCGCGTCCGAAGAGTTCGGAGCCCAGGTTCTACATAGTTAGTCAGTCTTTTTTGTTTCGTCTGCCTCTTGACCGACTGACAGGTGGAAACAGACTAGCCTCAGTTGTTATCCGGCTGTCGTCCTGAGGCTCAACGGCAACCTTTATCACCCTTTTAGACCTGGAAGCGGCGCCGGGTGAAATTCGCCGACCAGGGGCTACCTTACTTTAGGCAGCCAGTGCGTAGCTGCTATTGGCAGCTGTATTTCCTCTGTTAGTATTAACGAGGCAACAGAGGAGCCTCGCTATGCCCCTGAACCCCTCAGTCACTTCGTCGAAACCCTTCGCCCCCCACTTAAATATATTATATCTCTATTCGGCAATAAGTCAACTTTTTCGACTATACCACTCCTTGGTCAATCATCGCATCTGCCACTTTAATAAAACCGGCTATATTCGCACCTTTGACATAATTGATATAATTCCCCTCTTTGCCGTAAAGCACGCACTGTTGATGTATTGCCTTCATTATCCCCTGTAACCGCTGGTCTACCTCCTCCCGGGACCAAGAAAGCCGCAGACTGTTTTGTGACATTTCTAAACCAGATGTTGCCACTCCTCCAGCATTAGCCGCCTTCCCGGGACCGTAGAGAATTTTATGCTCCAAGAAAATATCAATTGCCTCTGGGGTTGAAGGCATATTTGCTCCTTCAGTAACTACATAAACACCATTACGGATTAAATTCTCCGCGTCCTTACCATTAATTTCATTTTGAGTCGCACTCGGAAATGCACAATCCGCCTTATGGTTCCATAGCGGGTTGTAATCAAGCTTCGGGTCGGCGGGTGTGTAAACCACTCCTTTAAACCTATCGGCATACTCCTTTATTCGCCCCCGACGGACATTCTTCAACTCCTTGACAAATTCCAATTTTTCCTGAGTTATTCCTGCTTCGTCGTAAATATAGCCCGTTGAGTCTGAGAGGGTTACTGGCTTCGCCCCCATGTGGATAAGTTTCTCCACTGTATACTGTGCCACATTCCCGGAACCAGAAACAAGACAAACCTTACCCTTTAAAGTCTCACCTCTGGTTGCCAACATCTCAGCGGCGAAATATACCGCACCATAGCCAGTTGCCTCCGGACGGATCAAACTCCCGCCCCAGTTCAAACCCTTGCCAGTAAAAACACCGGTGAACTCATTACGAAGCCTTTTATACTGCCCAAACATATACCCGATCTCCCGTACCCCAACGCCGATATCACCAGCGGGCACATCGGTATTGGGACCGATGTGGCGGAAAAGTTCGTTCATAAAACTTTGACAGAAGTGCATAACCTCATTATCCGACTTCCCTTTGGGGTCAAAATCAGAACCGCCCTTGCCCCCGCCCATCGGGAGGGTTGTCAACGCATTCTTGAATACCTGCTCAAAGGCAAGAAATTTCAAGAGACCGAGATAAACAGTCGGATGAAAGCGCAAGCCGCCCTTATAAGGACCGATTGCCGAGTTCATCTCCACCCGGAAACCTCGGTTGACCTGAATCTCGCCCTTGTCATCAACCCAAGGGACTCGGAAAATAATCACCCGCTCCGGCTCACAAATCCGCTCAAGGATTTTCGCCTTACGGTATCTCGGATTCTCTTCTAAGAATGACCATAGTGAAGTCACCACTTCTTCTACTGCCTGATGAAACTCAGGCTCGGACGGGTTCTTTTTCTTAATATAGTCCATAAACTCTTGGACTCCGCTATAAGACATTTTCTATCCTCCTTTTTATAATTAATTTTAACTACCTTTTAACCCGACATCGAGTGTCGGATGAAAAGTATAATCTCTATTAAATCTTTAGTCAATAAAAACGGAGAAAAAATCCCCACTGATTGAAGAACATCTCCTCAATTTAATAAAAACAATAATTATCGCAACCCGGCTGTTCCTCGGTCACGGAGCATTTCCAGCCGGTGTCTCCTCCCAAACCGCATATCTGGACACCGACGCACAGAAATGGGTGCCCCCACATAAAAGTATTTTTCCCGTGGCTCATTGAGGGCATTGAAAAAACCGAAGCCCGCTCCGCTGACATTCCCTCTGTCACCGGGTTCAATTGCGGGACCACAACCGCTCATCACCATCACACTGCCATCTCCCTCAATCACATCCACCACATTATTGGAAAAGATTCTTTCTTTAGGCACGATTAGAAATGTATCATTGATGACTGTGTCTAAAGTAAAGGTATAATCATCCTCGCCCCCTGTAGAATCCCGATATTCGTAATCAAGCACCAACTCAACCTGATACCATTCGGCACCAACAGAAGAATGCCAAGAGATGTAAAGGGTTGAATCCAAATCAAGGATATAAC
This region includes:
- the gdhA gene encoding NADP-specific glutamate dehydrogenase, producing the protein MSYSGVQEFMDYIKKKNPSEPEFHQAVEEVVTSLWSFLEENPRYRKAKILERICEPERVIIFRVPWVDDKGEIQVNRGFRVEMNSAIGPYKGGLRFHPTVYLGLLKFLAFEQVFKNALTTLPMGGGKGGSDFDPKGKSDNEVMHFCQSFMNELFRHIGPNTDVPAGDIGVGVREIGYMFGQYKRLRNEFTGVFTGKGLNWGGSLIRPEATGYGAVYFAAEMLATRGETLKGKVCLVSGSGNVAQYTVEKLIHMGAKPVTLSDSTGYIYDEAGITQEKLEFVKELKNVRRGRIKEYADRFKGVVYTPADPKLDYNPLWNHKADCAFPSATQNEINGKDAENLIRNGVYVVTEGANMPSTPEAIDIFLEHKILYGPGKAANAGGVATSGLEMSQNSLRLSWSREEVDQRLQGIMKAIHQQCVLYGKEGNYINYVKGANIAGFIKVADAMIDQGVV